DNA sequence from the Chryseobacterium indicum genome:
CTCCAAAAAAAGGATGGTTGAAATATTTATTGGGATCAAGATTTTCCAGTTGTCTGATTTTCGTTTGGGTGAATTGTAAATGCTGCTCCAAAGTCTGCTCATCATAATGTCCCGGAGTGACTACTTTTGGGGATTTCGCGCGACCTCTGGGAATTTTATTCAACGCAAAAACGATAATTTTCGAAAGCTTAAAGCTCCATTTATAATTTTTGGGATCAGATTTTTCTATGTTTTCAATGATGGCATTAATTGTCAGCAGAATATGTTCGATTTGCCATCCTATAGTCGATTTCGAAATTTCAGGATTTGAAACAGCGTGTTTTGAGATTTTTTCTTCGAGATCCTGTAAATATTTCGGCAGTTTATTCATCATTTAACCTTTTATTTTTTAGTTGTAAATTCTGATGACTTCGCCGTTTCCTTTTCCGTTTACGCTTCTTACATAACCATTGATTACTTTTTTCATGGGAATAGGGTTGTGTCCCGGAAAATAATCTCTGTATTTTTCATAAGCGTCTTCCACCATTCCGGAAGAGACAACGTTCAGTCTGATTCCGTTTTCCAGTTCCAGCGCTGCCGCCTGTA
Encoded proteins:
- a CDS encoding DinB family protein, whose translation is MMNKLPKYLQDLEEKISKHAVSNPEISKSTIGWQIEHILLTINAIIENIEKSDPKNYKWSFKLSKIIVFALNKIPRGRAKSPKVVTPGHYDEQTLEQHLQFTQTKIRQLENLDPNKYFNHPFFGDLKLKKAIKFLEIHTNHHLEIINDILESK